A region of the candidate division WOR-3 bacterium genome:
GTGGTTGCAGTTCCTTCATCCACGTCGCCAAGACGGTGGATTTTCTTAGTATAATATAAAATTCTTTCAGTAGTAGTAGTCTTACCCGCATCAATGTGAGCAGCGAATCCGATGTTTCGCAGGTTAGTGATATTATCAAATGCAATATCCATCTCTCAAACTCTTACCACTTATAGTGGGCAAACACCTTGTTCGCTTCAGCCATCTTGTGAACGTTTTCTTTTGTCTTAATTGCTCCCCCTTGATTTTGGGAAGCTTCAATTATCTCATTGGCCAGTCTTTCATACATCCTTCTTTCTGGCCTCGACCTTGCAGCCCTTATAATCCACTTTATAGCCAGGGAGAGCTGTCTCTTAGGACGTACTTCAACGGGAACCTGATAGGTTGCACCACCAACCCTTCTTGGTCTTACCTCAAGCTTTGGCTTAACATTCTCAATGGCTTTCTCAAAGATTTCGATTCCGTTGCTTTTCGTTTTCTGCTCAATAAGTTCAATGGCCTTGTAGAAAATCTTTTGAGCAATGGTCTTTTTTCCGTCCCACATCAAATTGTTGATAAACTTGGCAGCAATAACAGACCCATATTTGGGATCAGGTGAGACCTCACGTTCAGGAGCTCTTCTTCTCCTCATGGAATCAACGCCTCCTTATTTTTTGGGCTTTTTAGTCCCGTAAAGGGACCTTGAATTTTTCCTACCCTCAACGCCCGCGGCATCGTATTTTCCTCTAATTATGTGATACTTCACACCCGGAAGATCCTTAACCCTGCCACCCCTCACCAGCACCACAGAGTGTTCCTGGAGGTTATGCCCTTCACCCGGTATGTACGCTATCACCTCTTTCCCGTTAGATAAGCGAACCTTAGCAACCTTTCTCAAAGCAGAATTAGGCTTCTTAGGAGTAGTCGTATAAACCCTTATACAAACTCCTCTCTTTTGAGGACAGCCATCCAGGGCAGGAGACTTTGATTTTCTTTTCTTTGGCGTCCTGCCCAACCTAACAAGTTGATTAATTGTCGGCATAATACTTCCCCCTTTAAATGCAGTGTTTAATTTTACTGCAATATCAATAAACGTTCAAGTTTAAATTTACTATTCTTCTTCGCGTTCTGAAGGTTCTTCCTCCTCTTCCTGGAGGAGTTCCTCTTCCTCCACGACAAGATTTCTATATTTCCTGGTTCCAGTTCCTGCCGGAATCAGATTACCAATAATAACATTCTCGATGAGACCCTCGAGTTTATCCTCTTTCCCCGCTATTGCAGCCTCGGTAAGAACCTTTGTGGTTTCGATAAATGAGGCGGCCGAAAGGAAGCTTTCGGAAGCCAGAGCGGCTTTCTTTATTCCCAATAACTGGAACTCATAGGTTGCCGGCTTTCCACCTTTTTCACGCACCTCGCGGTTTTCCTCCTCCACAACGCTTATATCAACAAGATCACCTTCGATCAAATTCTTTGTATCGCCAGCGTCTTTAATTAGCACCTTCCTCCCCATTTGCCTTACGAAAATTTCAACATGCACATCTTTAATCTTTACATCAGAGGCCGCATAACTACGCAAAATATTATCAAGGAGGAACTCCTGAGCTTTATCTATTCCCTTAATTCTCAGAATATCCTTAGGATTGATTCTTCCACCAGTAAGTTGTTCCCCTGCTTCGACCCAATCACCCTCTGCAACCGTTAAATACTGTCCGAAAATCGGATACTCTTTGACCTCTCCAGAATCGCTGGTTACTTTGATTATATATTTACCTTTGTCACCCTTTTCAATGCTAACCCTTCCGCTGATCTCAGACAGAATTGCATGTTTGAATCTGCTACCACCATAGGCATAAATGTCAAGAATTGATTCAGTAAAGAGCTCAAGCCAATACTCAATGGCCTGGAACCCAACGGTAATATCCCTTGTGCCAAGAGCGAGCACGTCTTTAATGGGTAATCTTGCAAGGACATCTCCCGGTTCTACGATATCCCCTTCGTTAATGTCAGCAGATAAAATCGCACCATTGGAGAGCAATATCTCCTCGAGAAGTTCACCGGTCTCAGGGTCAACAATGTGCATTCTTGGATACATGGTTGATCTCCTATCGAACTTCACGATCCTTTCCTCTTCTGCTCCAGTTACAAGGGTCT
Encoded here:
- the rpsG gene encoding 30S ribosomal protein S7, with amino-acid sequence MRRRRAPEREVSPDPKYGSVIAAKFINNLMWDGKKTIAQKIFYKAIELIEQKTKSNGIEIFEKAIENVKPKLEVRPRRVGGATYQVPVEVRPKRQLSLAIKWIIRAARSRPERRMYERLANEIIEASQNQGGAIKTKENVHKMAEANKVFAHYKW
- the rpsL gene encoding 30S ribosomal protein S12: MPTINQLVRLGRTPKKRKSKSPALDGCPQKRGVCIRVYTTTPKKPNSALRKVAKVRLSNGKEVIAYIPGEGHNLQEHSVVLVRGGRVKDLPGVKYHIIRGKYDAAGVEGRKNSRSLYGTKKPKK